CTAAACAGCGATGAATTGAATTATTACACCGATATACCTAAGGAGTATAACATTTCTGTGCAAGTATTTGATGATTTATGGATGGATTTATATGATTTGTTTGAGGAATTAAGAAATTTATTTAAAGAAGAAGGACTAGAACCATGGACATCATGCGAATTTGATTTTACAAGAGAAGGTAAATTAAAAGTTTCATTTGATTATATTGATTGGATAAATTCAGAATTTGGTCAAGTAGGTCGACAAAATTACTATAAGTATAGAAAATTTGGAATTTTACCAGAAACGGAATATGAAATTAATAAAGTTAAAGAAATCGAGCAATATATTAAAGAGCAAGATGAAGCTGAACTATAGGGGCGATAATATGACTTTCGAAGAAAAATTAAGTGAAATGTATAGCGAGATTGCGAATAAGATTATTAGCATGATACCGGTAGAGTGGGAAAAAGTATATGCAATGGCATATATCGATGAAGAATGTGGAGAAGTGTTTTACAATTATACTGAACCAAGCAGTGATGAATTATTTTACTATACAAGTGTGATAAAGAAGTATAATTTATTGAAATCAAGCTTTATGGATTCAGTATATGAGTTGCATGATCAATTTGAGGAACTAAGAGAAGTATTTATAGAAGAAGGTCTTGAACCATGGACATCATGCGAATTTGATTTTACAAAAGAAGATAAATTAAAAGTTTCATTTGATTATATTGATTGGATAAATACAGAGTTTGATCAATTAGGCCGTGAAAATTATTATATGTACAAAAAATTTGGTGTTTTACCAGAAACGGAATATGAAATGGAGGAGGTTAAAGAAATCGAGCAATATATTAAAGAGCAAGAAGAATAGACAATCTTAATGTAAGATTAAACAATAAAGCTTTGTTTAGTCTTTTTAGCGTTTAAGTAAAAAACAATAGAGACCATAAAGTTGTCATCAAATAATAA
The genomic region above belongs to Staphylococcus aureus and contains:
- a CDS encoding TIGR01741 family protein, yielding MTFEEKLSEMYSEIANKIISMIPVEWEKVYAMAYIDEECGEVFYNYTEPSSDELFYYTSVIKKYNLLKSSFMDSVYELHDQFEELREVFIEEGLEPWTSCEFDFTKEDKLKVSFDYIDWINTEFDQLGRENYYMYKKFGVLPETEYEMEEVKEIEQYIKEQEE